A single window of Eucalyptus grandis isolate ANBG69807.140 chromosome 1, ASM1654582v1, whole genome shotgun sequence DNA harbors:
- the LOC120287183 gene encoding dirigent protein 22-like yields MTMNLVFTVGAYSGSTLSVLGQNPLLKNPRELTIVGGTGVFRFARGYIQLRTYAFNKTTRNAIVNLGSETLTHLRLSLHEVFDESNATILYAAHGNATNLVFGTVSLLDNALRPEAGSKVISRAQALAAITSQIKTALTKAMNFVFTDGKLNRSVLTKLGRNDLGLKVREMPIVGRTGAFRFAWGYVRTSTVFISQTNKTAVAAYNLHVLHY; encoded by the exons ATGACGATGAACTTGGTTTTCACAGTAGGCGCGTACAGCGGGAGCACGTTGAGCGTGTTGGGGCAGAACCCGCTTCTGAAAAATCCGAGGGAGCTGACGATCGTCGGCGGGACTGGCGTTTTCCGGTTCGCTCGCGGATATATTCAGCTGAGGACTTACGCTTTCAACAAGACGACGAGGAATGCGATTGTGAA CCTTGGGAGTGAGACGCTAACCCACCTCCGCCTCTCTCTGCACGAGGTGTTCGACGAGAGCAATGCCACGATCTTGTATGCAGCCCACGGGAACGCGACCAACCTAGTCTTCGGCACCGTCTCACTGTTGGACAATGCCCTCAGACCTGAAGCAGGGTCGAAAGTCATCAGTCGAGCACAAGCCCTTGCCGCCATCACCTCGCAGATCAAGACTGCTCTGACCAAAGCCATGAACTTCGTGTTCACCGATGGCAAGCTCAACAGGAGCGTACTGACCAAATTGGGGAGGAACGACTTGGGTCTCAAGGTCAGGGAGATGCCGATCGTGGGCAGGACCGGAGCTTTCCGGTTCGCTTGGGGCTATGTTCGCACGAGCACGGTTTTCATCAGCCAAACCAATAAGACCGCTGTGGCGGCGTACAACCTGCATGTCTTACATTATTGA